CCCCTCTCTTTTTATTGTTGCATCAGGCCCTAAGCTATTCTCCCTGAGAACCGAGCTTCGATATACAGATATACCATCGTCATCCCACTGAAAGGCTGTGCGCGTAGGCACCCTTTCTCCCGTCAAAAGGTCGGGCGCCAAGAAGTCCGGCTTATCCGGGATGCGGCGATACATGTCCTCGTCGTCCGGGATCGGCGTATCCATCCAGGACAATTACTCCCCTTCCCCCTGCTCCGGTCCGCCTGTCTAAGTGAACAGCCTTTTCCAGCTCGGATTCGCAACCCAAATCCTTGATGAGAGAGCAGACAGGGCACGCCGCACGTCATCGTAGCTCACGCCGTCGTGCCCAATCACTCCGTCCATTTGGACGTCACCCAGCACACTCACATGCCGAACGTAGGGCTTTTCTGTGGGATGGAACTCGATCTCGAGCCTTTCGACACCCGCCCTCCATTCGAGGAGGACAGCACCCTCTTCCGCCGGAGTAATGAAGGGGTAAACGGTACGGAAGTCCGAGATCCGGTCAAGCATGCGATAAGCATCATGCGTGACACGTTGAGAGATGGGCCCCCTGCTGCCCCCGTCCCAGCCCGGGGGCAGCGTCCGCAACTCGCGGAGCCTGCTTGTCACGTAAAGTTGCAGCTCGAGCTTGCTCCGCCTCTCTATGTCCGCGACGATGCGCTGTTCCCGCGTCACCTTTCGCGCACGGCGGATCATCCATAACCCTGAGGCAGGTCGCTCGGCGCTGTGCCCTGTGCTGTCGAACGCTGCCCTTTGGTGCACATTAAAGGCAGTCATTCTGGCTCCCCCCATTCCCGTCGCATCTGAGTGCTCGTGATCTCCAGAAAGGCCTTGGTGATTACGTCATGGGCTGCATCGAGTCGACTTGCGAAGTTATCCTCCATGTCGACACGCGCCTCCGCCTCCAGGAGCAGCGAGGAGCTGTCAGCAAGTTCGCCGCTCGCATCCTCAGCAACTATTGAATCTACGCCAATAAGTACCTCTACCCGTGAATCCAACTCGGATTCGAAGTAGTGAACCCTGAAGCCAGAGTAATCAGGCTCCCGGAAAGGGAAGGCCGAAGACGCAGACCACCCTGTCAAAACACCAGTCATGGCCTCATGGGAAGAAATCCCAGACAGACGGTTGACGTATCGAGCGTCTGCCCTTTTCACTTCCGGAATAGTTCCCGATGCGTCATGGGAGAGCTTGGAGAATTGGTCAAACTTTTCAAGCAGTTCCGCCCGCAGGGATTGATAGCCGGGATACTGCTGACCCTCACCAAAAGTCCAGTGCAGGATGAAACGGTCTTGTTGGAATTTGATGCGCCTATCGCCCAGGTCGGTAGATAGAGAGCAGAGGCCCATCGGCCATGACACTCCCGACCCTACAAACTCGACCGCTTCCCTCTCAGAAGCCTGCCAAGGCGGCAGTGGTGTTGATTCCTGCAGCTCCGGATATTCATCGCGCCACTCGACTCGTAAAGGCGCCAAGTCCAAGGTTCGCAACTTCGGCAACTCTTGGAACATCAGAGCCAACCTCACCTCATGAACAGGCGGTCGTGTGAGGCGCAGTGAGTCGCTCATGTGATCACCCCGATGCTTAGCGTACCCATGACGAGGGCTCAGGAACAGAGAATGCCCCAACATCCCCTACGGAACGCCGCAGGGACGACAGACTTTGCGGCGAGACGACCTAAAATGTCCACTCGAAGAGGTGAAGGTCATCGAGCGCGGGCCCCACCAGTGGTTCTGCGTGACACCTATGACGGCGCCAGCCAAGCCACCGGCGAGCGTGTGAGCATGGCGGTCTGAGTCGCGAAGCCACTGACAGAGAGGGGACGAAGCAGTCGCCATGCCAGATGCGTGCCAGAACGGACGGGAACCAGCGGTCAACAGCGGCGATGGCGGAGCATGTGAAGAGCCCCGCCGCTGCGACGTTCGTGCAGGTCAGAGAGCATATTGCGGCCGTTTCGTACGTTGATTCCCAAGCTCAGAGCGCGAGTTCGATTCTCGTCGCCCGCTCCAGAGAAACAGCAGGTCACAGCCAGTTTCCGCTCCCACGGAGGCTGGCTTTCCCATTGTCCGGCCGACCTCCGTGATACATCGTGCGACCCTGACGGTCGCCACCGGGAGGAGGAGTCGGAATCCATGCCACGCCGCCGGGCCTTCGACCATGTCCGCAGGCTACCGTCCGGGCGCTACCAGGCGTCCTACCTGGCCCCTGACGGCCGCCGCCGACCCGCGCCCACCACCTTCGAGACCAAGACCGCGGCCAACCAGTGGCTCGCCACCGTCCAGGCGGACATGCTCCGGGGCGTCTGGCACCCCCAGGCGGGAACCATCACCCTCGGCGCGTACTACGACAAGTGGCTCGCCACCAACCTAAGGATCAAGAAGCGGGGCACACGGTCCCTGTACCGGCGCGACGCCGACCGGTGGCTGCTCCCCGAGTTCACCAGCAGCGACGGCACCCGCGTGCACCTGGGCGCCATGCCCCTCAACCGCGTCCACCCGCCCGGCGTACGCGACTGGTACCAGGTCATGGGCGAGGGCGTACGGGCCGCCGCGACCGAACGGGCCAGCGGCCCCACCTACCGGGGCCACCCCGCCCGTTGGTGGGCCGAACGCTCCGGCTACGACGTGCCGCGCACCGGGCGCCTGCCCCGGGAACTGCTGGCCGCCTGGGAAACCGCCGGAAGTCCCACCCCGCCGCGCCGGGAACCGCCGGCGGACGCCGGACGTGACACCGTGGCCCGCCTGTACCGGCTGCTGCACGCGGTGCTGGAGTCCGCCCGCAAGGACGGTCTGATCACCGTGAACCCGTGCCGGCTGGCAGGAGCCTCGGACCCGGGCCAGCGGGCCCGCGCCCCGGTCGAGCCGCGCGAAGTACACGGCATGGTCGCGGCGTTCACCGACCGGTACCGGGCGGCGCTGTGGTTCGCCGTGTACACCGCGCTGCGGGCCGGACAGGTCTGGGCACTGCGCAGGCGGGACGTCGATCTGGAGAACCTGCGCGTCCGCGTCGCGGTCGGCCTGGTCGAACTGCCCAAGGAGGGCATCACATTCGACGACCCCAAGACCGAGGGCACCGCGCGCTGGACGACCATCACCCCCGCCATGGCCGCCATCCTGGCCAAGCACCTGGACGAGTACGTCCCGCCGGGCCCCGACGCGCTGGTCTTCGGCACCCGCACCGGCAGGCCCGTACGCGCCTCCCAGCGCTCGAAGATGTTCCACCGCGCCCGCCTCGCCGTGGGCCGCCCCGACGTCCGCTGGCAGGATCTCCGCAGCGCCACCGCGATGTTCATGCTCGACAGCGGCGCCTCGGACGCCGACGTGCGCGTCCAGCTCAACCACAAGACCGACCGGGCCGCCCGCCGGTACCGGCGCACCTCCGAGGAACGGCGCCGCCGCCTGACCTCCGGCCTGGACGACCACCTCGCGGCGCCCGTCAACGTTCTCCCGCTGCGGAAGGGGGCGTGACCATGAGCAGCAACACCGAAGCCCCCGGTACGGTGTTGGTCGTCCCGCTCTCGACGCAGCCGGAACAGGAAGACGACTGGGGCGCCGTGGCGGACGCGGCGGACCGGCTCCAGGCCGCCCTCACCCGCCGCCGGCACCGCACGGCGGACCGGCTGGCCCGCCGACCGGAGACCCTGCGCGCGGCCTTCCTGCTGCGGTACGCCGATCTCAACGCTCTGGAAGGCCGCCTGCGCCACGCGTTCTTCGAACACGACAGGGGCGTCCTGATGCTGGCCCGGCTGCTGCGAACGCTGTACGCGGCGGCGCTGGACCGGACGCCACTCCAGGAACTCCTGGAGCCCGCCGACCAGAAGCAGCGAGAAGCGGCTTACGCCGCGCTGCTCCGGCACCCGCCCCCGCCGCCTCCCCCGCCGACACTCCGCGCCCTGACCACCTGCGTCCTGACGGCCGCCCCGCCCCTGGCCGGGGCGGGCCAGGTGGCAGCGACCACACCGTAAGGAGTCGGGCCGCGCAGCCGCGCAGCCATTCCGGCCCCACGCCCTCACCGCAGCCCTGAACATCGGCTGCTGCGGCCCGTGGACATGACCACGACCGCTGTTTCCCCGGACCCCCGGCACGTCAACCCGGACCCGTTCCTGACGGCCAAGGAGGCCGCCGCGTACCTCAACGTGTCGTTGCGGACGGTCTGGACGCTCCGGCAGTACGGGGACATCAAGGCCACCAAGATCGGACGACTGGCGCGCTTCCGGCGCTCCGAACTCGACCGATACACCGGCGCGACCGAACGGCGTGCCGACGACACCGCAGAGGACCCGCTGCTGACCATCCCCGAGGCGGCGACGTACCTCAGCATCAAGGAACGCCAGGTACGGAACCTGCAATACGCGCGCGAGCTGCACGTGGAGCGGGTGCGCGGACGCGTGCTCCTGCGCCGCTCGGAGCTGGAGCGTTACGCCGCCCGCACGACAGCCCACCCGGTCGAGCGGTGAACACGGCGGGACGTCATCGGTCACAACACGTCAGGTAGTTCAGCCCGGACAGGCGTGTGGCCCGACAGGAGAACCCGCCGGGCCACACAAAAGCAGAAGACCGCGTCTCCTCGCCAAAGTTGACCGCGGTCTCCATACCCAGAAGCTGAGGCCCCAGACTACCCGGTTGCCGCCAGGTGTCGCTGCTGGGCTGCCTCGGCGGAGACGAGCATGCACGCCCGACCCGTTTGGCATCCTAGTGCAGCCCGACGCACCGGCTCCAGCGCCGATACAGCACAGACGCCACGAAAATGCCCAATCAGCAATGAACGCCGCAAAGTCACGCGCTTCCCGCGCGCCTGGCTATCGCGCTACACCCCCATCCAGACCGCGACCGGCTCCCTAATCACCGACTACGGCCGCAGTGGCAAGGGCTGCTACGCCTGGGACGCCACCCTCGCCGCGCAGTTGGGCGTGGACCGCTCCGCCATCTCCCGCGCCACGGCCGCCCTGACGGCCGGCGGCGACGTGCGCGTCACCGACACTTCCGGGCAACGCCGTACCCGGTGGGCCCGGCCCGTCGCCGAGGAAGAGGACGCCGTGGCGATCCCGGCGGCAGCCCGCGACGACCTGGCCATCCTCGGCGCCCCGTTCACCGTCTACGCGGAACTGTCCTTCCAGCGCGACGTCCAGAACGACCCTCAGGGCTGCCGCGTCTCCGGCACCGACCTGGCCGAGGCATGCGGCATCGGCGAACGGATGTCCCGCCGGGCGGTGGCCGAGTTGGAGGCGCGCGGCTGGATCACCCATGCCGAGCCCGGCGGCGGCCGGGGCAAGGCACCCCGCTACCTGATCCACGACGCCCCGGTGCGCGGGCGGGCAACGCCGCTGGACCTGGTCACCGAGCGCCCCCGGCCCTACGCCCAGACGCCCCCCGAAAACGCCACCGTCCAAGCGCCCGAGATGGACGCCATACCCGGTCAGCTCACCCTCCCCGACCCCGTCGGCACTGCCGGAAACCCGGTACTGAGCGCACACGAAACCCGGTACTCAGCGCACATCAAACCCGGTACTGAGCGCACACAGAACAAGCTCTTTCTAACAAGCTCTGTTGAACAGGCCGAGGTGGTGGGTGGTTGCAGTTCCCCCGAAGGGGAAAGGTCCGTACCGCGCGCACGCGCACGCGAGGCCGACGATCACGCCGCAGCCGCACCTGCGCCGCGTGGTGGCCCCGGTGATGGCGCGCCTCGCGCGGAACCGAACACGACCACCCTCGCCGGCTCCAGCACCACCCGGGCATGCCTACCGCCGCTCACCGTCACCCCCCGCGTCCACCACGTCCTGGCCGAACTCGGCCCGCTGGTCGGCCGGATGACCCGCTGGCAGCAACGGGAGACCGCCCGCGCCATCGGCCGAACCCTGGACACCGAGGGAGGCGACATCGAACGCCTGGCGCTCCGCGTCCGCTTCCGCGTCGCCACCGCCGACCTGGCCACCGTCCGCGACTCGTACGCCTGGGCGACCCGCCGCGCCCTGCCCCGCCGGGGCTGCCACAACCCCGACTGCGAAGACGGCCATCTGTGGTCCACCGGGCAGGAGTGCCGCGCCTGTGCCGAGGCACTGACCAGGCGCCGCACCAGCCGCACCGAAGGCACGCGCCCCACGCCCGCCCCGGCCGCCCCCGGGTCCGTGCCCGTGGCGACGTGGCGCTGCGGCACCTGCGGTACCCCCGGCACCGGCGACCCGCCCGCCAGTAGCCAATGCCACACCTGCTGGGCGAACACCCCCGAGGGCGCGACGGACTTCCTTGCCGCCAGCCTCGCGCGCCCGGCCGAACCGGCCCCGGGGGCCCCTGACAACCCTCCCGACCTTCCCGGGACTACCACCTACCGGGCCATGCGCGCCGCCCTCCGCGCCCGGAGCCCGGCGTGATTAGCCCTACCCGGTGGCCCGCGTCGGATTGACCTGAGAGTCACCGACCCATCACAAATGAAAACTCAGCGCCGCGTCCCGGGGCACCGGGGGCACCGCGAAACCCATAACCTTCTGCCACTTTCATGTAACCCACGCCTCCACGTACACGACGAAAGTCATCCAAGCATCCATAAAAGGGTGTTGCGCATCGCGACGCCCCGGTGAACCACGCCCCGCGCCGCGGAGCGCACCAAGCAACCACGCTTCTTGCCACTTGGTCGAAACCACGCCGCGCGCGGGCACAGGGACCCCCAGGAATGGGCCCAACCCGCCTACCCACACGTCCCGCACGTTCGCGGGCACCGTCATTAACCGATGACGGTGGGGCTGACTGCTGCCCACGCCCCGCATGTACGGGCACGTTGCGGTCCATCCGGCCGGGCGGCTCGATCCGCTCCACCCGACACTGCATCAGCAGGGGCCTTCGCGCTGCCGGTCTTCCACCAATTCGACCGAGCAGACCTCCTCGGCCAGGCGGTCAGCCGTTCCTCGTCTGCTCGTGTCGCGGGCCGGCGGCCGAGGAGTTCGGCGGCGCGGAGGGCCAGGTGCGGGGCCTTCTGTTCGTCGATACGGCCGACCCACACGAGGTCGTCGCCCTTGATCGCGGGCGGTTCGGCTTCGCCGAGGCCGAGGTGGACGGCGAGCTCAGCGCGGGGTTGGTGGGCCGCGTACCGTTCGATCATCTCGGGCGAGTAGCAGTACAGGCGGTCCCGTTTGCCGTCGAAGGCATCCGGCGCGTGCTGGAAGTCGGGGTTGTGCTGGAAGGTGGCCACGTCGCAGCCGAGCCTGTCCCGTATCCGGCGCCAGGCGGGCAGTGTGGGGTACTCGTGGCCGACGACCAGCAGGTCGTAGCCGGTGGCGGCGAGGTCGCGGGTGGCGGCCGACCCCGGCAAGGTGTCCTCAAGGCGTACTGGCTTGCGGGTCCAGCCCGCTCCGAGGTCGTCGCGCCAGGCCGGCCCGAGGAGGTGTACGTCGGCGCCTGCAGCTTGCGCTCCTACGGCTACTGCCCATAACCAGCGTTCGATCCCACCGTATCCGGTCGGGGGGAATGCGTAGCTGCTGGGGAAGTCGCACACGCCGACCAACATTTATGCCTCCGAGGGCGCTCCGTCCGCCGTGATCCGGCGGAAGCCGAGGTAGGGGACGAGGGATTGCGGGAGCAGGACCGAGCCGTCCTGCTGCTGGTGCTGTTCGAGGACGGCTGCCAGGGTGCGGCCGACGGGCAGGCCGGAGCCGTTGACGGTGGCGGCCGGGGTGGACTTGTTGTGCTCGTCGCGGGTGCGGATGCCGGCCCGGCGGCCCTGGAAGGTGCCGAAGTCGGAGACCGAGGAGATCTCGCGGTACGTGCTCTGGCTGGGCAGCCAGACCTCGATGTCGTAGGTGAGCTGGGCGGAGAAACCGGTGTCGCCGGCGGCGAGGGTGACGACGCGGTAGGCGAGGTCGAGTTCCTTCAGGCACGCCTCGGCGTGGCCGACCATCTTCTCCATCTCGGCGCGGGAGTCGCCGGGGGCGCAGATGCGGACCATCTCGACTTTGGAGAACTGGTGCTGGCGGATCAGCCCGCGGGTGTCGCGCCCGTACGAACCGGCCTCGGACCGGAAGCAGGGAGTCTGCGCGGTCAGGGCCAGGGGCAGGCCGGCGGGCGGGATGATCTCGTCGGCGTAGAGGTTGGTGAGGGGGACCTCGGCGGTGGGGATCAGGAACAGCTCGCGATCGGCCACACCGGTGGCGAACAAGTCCTCTTCGAACTTGGGGAGTTGGCCGGTGCCGGTCATGGTCTTGCGGGTGACCAGGAACGGCACGGAGTGCTCGGTGTAGCCGTGGCGGCGGGTGTGCAGGTCGAGGAAGAGCGTCACGAGGGCGCGTTCGAGGGCGGCGCCGACACCGCGGAGGACGCTGAAGCGGGGGCCGGAGAGCTTGGTGGCCCGGCCGAAGTCGAGGATGCCCATGGCTTCGCCGAGGTCGACGTGGTCCTTCGGTTCGAAGGAGAAGGCGGGCGCGTTGCCGACGCGGCGTTGCTCGACGGCGAAGTCCTCGGAGTCACCGTCGGGTGCCTCGTCAGCGGGCAGATTCGGGATAGTGAGCAGGAGCTGGGTCAGCTCCTCCTGGACCCGGTCCTGCTCTGCCTCAGCCTCGCGGATCTGTTCTTTGAGCTTGCGGGCCTGGTCCTTGAGGGCGGAGGTGTCGCCGCCCGACCTCGCCGTCTTCTGGACCTCGGCCGCGACGCTCTTGGACTCGGAGCGCAGTTCATCGGCGATGCGGATGCTCTGGTTGCGGCGGGACTGGAGGGACTCCAGGGAGGAGAGGTCCAGGGTGTAGCCGCGACGGGCGAGGCGGCGGACCGCCTCGTCTCCCATGTCGATCAGAGCGCGCGCGTCATGCATGAGGGGGTCTCTCCTCGGGCGGGGTCCGTAGGGGACCGAAGTTAGCAAGGATGGGCATCCCTCCCCGACGCGATTCCCTACGCTCACCCCCTGTCGGCTCTGCGCCCGCTCGGCTCCGGTTGAGGTCATCGATGAGCCGTCCCGTGAGGCCGTGCAGCCGGGCGTCCGAGGTGATCAGCGGGTCCAGGCAAGCGGCTTCCGGGAAGAACAGGGGGATGGGCGTGCCGGGTGGTTCGGCCAGTGCCCAGGTGAGCGACGACAGCAGCAGGCCATGGGCGACAATCACGCGCGTGGACCGGGGCGTGTCAGCGTGCCCTGGACTCCGGCGAGCATTCGCGCGAAGGCTTCGCCCTGCGACTCGGCGGAGCCCGGCGGGCGGGCCCAGGGGCCGTGTCGTCCGAGCCAGGTGGCGTAGTCGAGGAAGGAGCCGCCTTCGAAGTCGCCGTAGCCGAGTTCGTTGAGGCGGGGGTCGCTTCGGAATTCGGCCCGGGTGGCGCCTGCGAGGAGGAGGGCGGTCTGCTGGGTTCGTTGGAAGCCGCTGGTGATCCACACTCGGGCGTCGCTCAGGGAACCGGTGTGGTGGAGGCGGTGGCATGCGGCGATGCCTTCCGCGTTGAGCGGGAGGGCGGCGCTCGGGTCGCCGTTCACCAGGTAGCTAGTTTGCTGAAGGGCGGATCTGCGAAGGGAGCGGGCGTGAGTTATCGCGGGCTGATTCTGGACTTCGCCGGGGTACTGGCGACGGGCATCGGGGAAGCGATCGGGCAGTGGTGCGTCGGGGAGGGGCTGGCGCCGGACGCGTGGCTCCGGGCCTTGGCGGTTGACCCGGAGGGGCGTGAGCGGTATCTCGCTCTGGAGGCGGGGCGGTTGACGCAGGCCGAGTGGAACCGGCACACAGCGCGAGCGCTCGGCTTGGCGGAGTCCGAGAACCTCATGGGCCGGGTGTGGGCCGGCGTGCGGCGCGCGGAGGAGGTGATCGCTGTGGCGAGGGCGGCTCGTGAGGCGGGGATGACGGTGGCGATGCTGTCCAACAGCTTCGGGCTGGATCCGTACGACCCGTATGAATACGTCGGTGTGTGGGAGCTGTTCGACGTCGCGGTGATATCCGAGCGGGAGGGGATCGCCAAGCCGGATCCGGAGATCTACCGGCTGACGTTGGAGCGCATGGGCCTGAGCGGCGAGGAGTGCGTCTTCGTGGACGATCAGGCGGTCAACCTCCCGCCGGCCACCGCGCTGGGCATCACCACCGTGCATGCCGACGGCGATCCCGGCTACGTCGGGCGCCTGGCGGGACTGCTCGGCCTGGAGTTGGCACCTGAGACGCCACGGGTGGTGTAGTAGGCGCGCAGGGCAGCTTCGGCGCCGGAACCGCTGGCCGTCATGATCCGCTGGTACTGGGCGAAGCGCAGGTCTCCGGCGACGATGAGGCCCGGGTGCTGGAGGTCGGGCGGGCAGTAGCCGTCCACGTCCCGGACAACGCCAGGGGGTGGGGCCGGGGCGCTGCCGATGTTGGTGAAGGCGGCGTCGCCGCGCAGTCCGCCGGGCTCGGCGGTCAGGGCGCTGGTCAGGGTCAGGCGTGGTGTGGGGAGCAGGGTGACGCGGGGGTCAGCGGCGACTTCCTCCGCCTTGTAGGCGTCGGTGGCGGGGTGAGGGACCAGGAGGGTGACGTCGAGGTCGGGATGGGCCCGCAAGAAGGTACCCAAAGGGCGGTCGGCGCCGACGATGAGCCAGGTGCGGCCCTTGACCTCGGCGGGGTCGGCTTCCCACAGCGGGGGCAGCCGGAGACCGGCCGGTGCTTCGATCCAGTCCGCATCAGCGGGCTGGAGTGGGGCGACCCCGGTGGCCAGCACGGCGTAGGGAGCGGTGAGCCGGGTGCCGTCATTCAGCGTGACGGTGACCTCCTCATCGCCCGGGGCGATCGCGGTGACGTCAAGGCCCGTGCGGATCTGGCACAGAGCGTTCACGGCGAGGTCAGCGGTGATGGCGGCGGCGAGGTCCGGACCCGTCTGGAAGCCGCCGAGCACGTTGTTCAGGGCCGGGATGCTGTACAGCTTCCGGCACAGGACCGCCTTTCGCTCGATCAGGACGGAACGCATGCCGACGCCCGCCGCGGTGATGGCGGCGGCGCAGCCGGCCGGGCCGCCGCCGATGATCAGCAGGTCCGGGGTCAACGCGGGTTCTCCTGATCGGAGGTGAGGAGGGCGTCGGTGGTGATGAGCTGGCCACGGCCGATGAGGCGGCGGGCGACAAGCAGCCCGGCGTCGTGGACAGCAGGTCCGGCGTCACTGGCGCAGGCGTCGGTGACGATCCAGGGCGCGAGTCCTCGCTCGAACGTGTCGGCGGCGGACTTCAGCACGCAGCTCTCGGTCGCGATCCCGCAGAAGATCAGATCCGTCCAGCCCTCTTTGGCGACCAGTTCTTCCCCCTGCGGGTTGAGGAAGGAGTAGCCCGTCTTGTCGATGACCGGGTGGGCGGCTTCGGCAAGTTCGGCCAGCGCGGGGACCAAGTCGGTGTCCGGTGAGCCCTGCAGGCGGGTCCAGGAGAAGAAACGCTCGTAGGGGCTGTCCGGGTAGTTGTGGTAGCAGGTGAAGACCACGGGTCGGCGCAGGGCGATCCACTCGCGCGCAAGGTTCACGACGGCCGGGACGACATGCCCGCTGTGTTCGTTCACGAAGCCGTTCTGCACATCGACCACGACGAGGACCGCGGTCTCCGCCTGAATTCGGGGCACCTTGTCGCGCCGCTCAGACAGTGGTCTCGCGCAGAGCATGCTGCGCTTCCCGCAGCCGTTCGGCCAGCCCGCTGGTCTTCACGATCGCCTCCCGCATCAAACAGTGCTGCGCCGTCTCTTGAGGACGCGCCGCTGTAAGCCGAGAGTACGCGGCACGTAGGAACCGCCAGCCGTACCGGTCCGGCACGGCTGGGTCCCGGCCGTCTTCGATCAGCTTCTGGATGTGGCGGGAGTAGCACCACAGAGTCTGCACGGTCACCTCGCAGGAGACGAGTTCATCGATGGTGAGAGCGCGTTCCGGCGCCTGAGCCGCATAGGCCACGCCGGACCAGCCCGCGTACCCGGTGGAGACGCCCCGGACGCCGAAGGGCACCACGTCCGGATGGTCGAACCCCGAGGTGAGCAACGTCTTTTCGATGGACTCGTCCAGGCCGGTCGGCCCTCCCGGCGCTCCCCGGTCCACCAGGACGGACGGTGTCGACAACAGGCGCAGCGCGGTGTGCAGTTCGCGGTCCACCCAGGGGATGGAGCGGAGCCAGTAGAGAGAGCACGTACTCGGGGGGCGGGCGTCGTAGGTCGTTCCCCAGAAGCTCGCACAGCGTCCGGGCGGCCCAGGGCAGGTCCGACGCATAGCTGCGGTAACGCCAAACCGCCAGCTCCGTAAGGGACTCCGGGCGCCGCTCCTGCACGATGTGGAAGAGCGCCGTGCCGCAACCCGCGATATGCAGCGTGCAGGAGCCGGCGTCGGGATGTTCGACGCGCAGCGACGTCGTCTCCGGCCACGAATCGGCCGACCCCGGCCCATGGTCGGCCATAACCGCCTGTGCACTGTCGGCACCGATGAACGCTGGGATGAACTTGTGCGAGTCCAGGATCAGTTCGTCAGAAGCCGTCGGCCGAGGGGCATTCGCGGGGCCTTCGAACGCGGCGGCGAAGCGAGCTTGCACGTCATCCGACGAACGGGCCAGGGCGGTGTCCAGCAGTGCCTGAGACTCCGAGCGGGGCACGTAACCGTCGGCACCGGCCTCCCACTTGGACACGGCGCGATCGCTGACGCCCAGATACGACGCGAAGTCCCGCAAGGTCATCCGCAGCGCCTCGCGGAGCAGCCGCGCCTCGCGCCCCGTCCACCGCCGCACCGTCACCATCACCGGTCCCCCTGCCCGATCGCGAGCCGAACCACCCAGCGTAGCCGGGCCAGTTCGGCGGGGGTACAGCGTTGGTGCGGCGGCCGGACATCCTCCCGGCGCGCGGCATGACCCATGCTGGATCAGCACGGCGAGAAAGCGGACCCTCACCCGGAGTGAGAGCCCTACTGAGGCGGCAAGGAGGCCAAGAATGACCGACATCATCAAGCGCAGCGCCCGAGCGATCCTCCTCGACGGGGAGGAACTCGTCCTCATCAAGCGCACCCGCCCCGGACGTGACCCGTACTGGGTGACCGTCGGTGGCGGTATCGAGGACGACGACGTGAGCGTCGAGGACGCCCTGCGACGGGAGGTCTTCGAGGAGCTCGGCGGAACGGTGGGCAGGGCCGAGCTGGTCCATCTCGTGACCGACCGGTTGGAAGGCGGGCTCGGCGTCCAGCACGTCTTCGCCGCCCGCCTGGAATCCATGGACCTGGCGGCGCGCACGGGCACGGAGTTCTCCAAGCCGGAGCGCGGGAGCTACGCGGTGGTGCGCATCCCCTTCACCGCGGAGGCCATTCGGAGCATCGAGCTGATGCCCCCGGCTCTGGCGGACTTCGCGGCGGAGAACACCGAGGCGATCCGCTCCGTCCTGGACACCCCGATCCGC
Above is a window of Streptomyces sp. NBC_01803 DNA encoding:
- a CDS encoding HAD family hydrolase, which encodes MSYRGLILDFAGVLATGIGEAIGQWCVGEGLAPDAWLRALAVDPEGRERYLALEAGRLTQAEWNRHTARALGLAESENLMGRVWAGVRRAEEVIAVARAAREAGMTVAMLSNSFGLDPYDPYEYVGVWELFDVAVISEREGIAKPDPEIYRLTLERMGLSGEECVFVDDQAVNLPPATALGITTVHADGDPGYVGRLAGLLGLELAPETPRVV
- the serS gene encoding serine--tRNA ligase — translated: MHDARALIDMGDEAVRRLARRGYTLDLSSLESLQSRRNQSIRIADELRSESKSVAAEVQKTARSGGDTSALKDQARKLKEQIREAEAEQDRVQEELTQLLLTIPNLPADEAPDGDSEDFAVEQRRVGNAPAFSFEPKDHVDLGEAMGILDFGRATKLSGPRFSVLRGVGAALERALVTLFLDLHTRRHGYTEHSVPFLVTRKTMTGTGQLPKFEEDLFATGVADRELFLIPTAEVPLTNLYADEIIPPAGLPLALTAQTPCFRSEAGSYGRDTRGLIRQHQFSKVEMVRICAPGDSRAEMEKMVGHAEACLKELDLAYRVVTLAAGDTGFSAQLTYDIEVWLPSQSTYREISSVSDFGTFQGRRAGIRTRDEHNKSTPAATVNGSGLPVGRTLAAVLEQHQQQDGSVLLPQSLVPYLGFRRITADGAPSEA
- a CDS encoding isochorismatase family cysteine hydrolase, yielding MPRIQAETAVLVVVDVQNGFVNEHSGHVVPAVVNLAREWIALRRPVVFTCYHNYPDSPYERFFSWTRLQGSPDTDLVPALAELAEAAHPVIDKTGYSFLNPQGEELVAKEGWTDLIFCGIATESCVLKSAADTFERGLAPWIVTDACASDAGPAVHDAGLLVARRLIGRGQLITTDALLTSDQENPR
- a CDS encoding histidine phosphatase family protein, with amino-acid sequence MNGDPSAALPLNAEGIAACHRLHHTGSLSDARVWITSGFQRTQQTALLLAGATRAEFRSDPRLNELGYGDFEGGSFLDYATWLGRHGPWARPPGSAESQGEAFARMLAGVQGTLTRPGPRA
- a CDS encoding TIGR04255 family protein; this translates as MSDSLRLTRPPVHEVRLALMFQELPKLRTLDLAPLRVEWRDEYPELQESTPLPPWQASEREAVEFVGSGVSWPMGLCSLSTDLGDRRIKFQQDRFILHWTFGEGQQYPGYQSLRAELLEKFDQFSKLSHDASGTIPEVKRADARYVNRLSGISSHEAMTGVLTGWSASSAFPFREPDYSGFRVHYFESELDSRVEVLIGVDSIVAEDASGELADSSSLLLEAEARVDMEDNFASRLDAAHDVITKAFLEITSTQMRREWGEPE
- a CDS encoding tyrosine-type recombinase/integrase, with translation MPRRRAFDHVRRLPSGRYQASYLAPDGRRRPAPTTFETKTAANQWLATVQADMLRGVWHPQAGTITLGAYYDKWLATNLRIKKRGTRSLYRRDADRWLLPEFTSSDGTRVHLGAMPLNRVHPPGVRDWYQVMGEGVRAAATERASGPTYRGHPARWWAERSGYDVPRTGRLPRELLAAWETAGSPTPPRREPPADAGRDTVARLYRLLHAVLESARKDGLITVNPCRLAGASDPGQRARAPVEPREVHGMVAAFTDRYRAALWFAVYTALRAGQVWALRRRDVDLENLRVRVAVGLVELPKEGITFDDPKTEGTARWTTITPAMAAILAKHLDEYVPPGPDALVFGTRTGRPVRASQRSKMFHRARLAVGRPDVRWQDLRSATAMFMLDSGASDADVRVQLNHKTDRAARRYRRTSEERRRRLTSGLDDHLAAPVNVLPLRKGA
- a CDS encoding NUDIX hydrolase, giving the protein MTDIIKRSARAILLDGEELVLIKRTRPGRDPYWVTVGGGIEDDDVSVEDALRREVFEELGGTVGRAELVHLVTDRLEGGLGVQHVFAARLESMDLAARTGTEFSKPERGSYAVVRIPFTAEAIRSIELMPPALADFAAENTEAIRSVLDTPIRKD
- a CDS encoding FAD-dependent oxidoreductase, with amino-acid sequence MTPDLLIIGGGPAGCAAAITAAGVGMRSVLIERKAVLCRKLYSIPALNNVLGGFQTGPDLAAAITADLAVNALCQIRTGLDVTAIAPGDEEVTVTLNDGTRLTAPYAVLATGVAPLQPADADWIEAPAGLRLPPLWEADPAEVKGRTWLIVGADRPLGTFLRAHPDLDVTLLVPHPATDAYKAEEVAADPRVTLLPTPRLTLTSALTAEPGGLRGDAAFTNIGSAPAPPPGVVRDVDGYCPPDLQHPGLIVAGDLRFAQYQRIMTASGSGAEAALRAYYTTRGVSGANSRPSSPARRPT
- a CDS encoding helix-turn-helix domain-containing protein, whose product is MTTTAVSPDPRHVNPDPFLTAKEAAAYLNVSLRTVWTLRQYGDIKATKIGRLARFRRSELDRYTGATERRADDTAEDPLLTIPEAATYLSIKERQVRNLQYARELHVERVRGRVLLRRSELERYAARTTAHPVER